From the Candidatus Saccharimonadaceae bacterium ML1 genome, one window contains:
- a CDS encoding Prepilin-type N-terminal cleavage/methylation domain-containing protein — protein sequence MFRTQHSSRGYTLVELVVSITVFSIIVIVFGVALTTAYHEAFASRARSQTTTALQTAMDIVEKDVRYSIEFIGVTKAPYNDSFGRRNTPGANFAWNYNGYNAKSRVLILANYASNQREASSIRRPIYINKPNTFYNCSLQPEYLPKLQYRTVYFVNHGVLYRRILIDTASPRCPGQKLAQKQSCPASAFTASKPAVCQARDEAIAKNVRTFAVQYLKDDDTPVTRQYTTGGESYLVEASRVKVTLTIAAPPSSETQSTTLSITRIN from the coding sequence ATGTTTCGTACGCAGCATTCTAGCCGGGGATATACACTTGTTGAGCTTGTCGTCTCTATTACAGTTTTTAGTATCATTGTGATCGTTTTCGGTGTTGCACTCACGACTGCGTACCACGAAGCTTTTGCTAGTAGAGCCCGTTCGCAAACGACAACAGCGCTGCAAACTGCTATGGATATCGTTGAGAAAGATGTGCGCTATAGCATTGAGTTCATCGGTGTAACCAAAGCGCCGTATAATGATAGCTTTGGACGTCGTAATACTCCGGGGGCAAATTTTGCATGGAATTATAATGGATACAATGCGAAGTCCCGCGTGCTTATTCTAGCGAACTATGCAAGTAATCAGCGCGAGGCATCGTCAATTCGCCGTCCTATATATATCAACAAGCCGAACACGTTCTATAATTGTAGTTTACAGCCAGAATATTTACCGAAGCTTCAATATCGTACTGTATATTTTGTGAATCATGGTGTGCTATATCGGCGCATCCTTATTGATACGGCTTCGCCGCGGTGTCCAGGGCAAAAACTTGCGCAGAAACAATCATGCCCTGCGAGTGCCTTTACCGCCAGTAAGCCAGCTGTCTGTCAAGCGCGTGACGAAGCAATTGCGAAAAATGTCCGCACATTTGCTGTTCAGTACCTCAAAGACGACGATACGCCAGTTACGCGGCAGTATACGACCGGCGGCGAAAGTTATCTTGTCGAAGCGAGTCGTGTCAAGGTGACACTTACAATTGCCGCACCCCCGAGTAGTGAGACGCAGTCTACAACACTTTCAATCACGAGGATCAATTAG
- a CDS encoding type II secretion system GspH family protein — protein MHGQSRGFSLIEVVTIVTIIGILATVVIVGASGMAAASRDNQRLLNANAIAERLETFYKLNAYSTGRTYPTKHGIEVAAQSMIGDSAILIAPGSTGNSLIVATTTGTPITMKPTQYVYQPFDANDKICTAVPCVRFALYYRTEFKNNIYRIDSIHQQ, from the coding sequence ATGCACGGGCAATCGCGGGGATTCAGTTTGATAGAAGTGGTGACGATTGTGACAATTATTGGTATTCTGGCGACGGTTGTTATCGTTGGAGCGTCTGGTATGGCGGCGGCATCGCGTGACAATCAACGCTTGCTCAACGCTAACGCTATTGCTGAGCGGCTGGAGACGTTTTATAAACTAAACGCGTACTCCACTGGTCGTACGTATCCCACAAAACATGGTATTGAAGTTGCTGCACAGTCAATGATAGGCGACAGTGCTATCTTAATAGCGCCGGGGAGTACGGGGAATAGCTTGATCGTTGCTACGACAACAGGTACGCCTATAACGATGAAGCCGACACAATATGTTTACCAGCCTTTCGACGCTAATGATAAAATATGCACAGCTGTGCCATGTGTTCGTTTTGCGCTGTATTATCGTACTGAGTTCAAAAATAATATTTATCGGATAGATAGTATACATCAGCAATGA
- the murB gene encoding UDP-N-acetylmuramate dehydrogenase — translation MNIQHKTSLSALTTMGLGGDAAQLVEVYSPDDVRQAVAYARQHKLPWYVLGGGSNTLARDDGFDGLVILNKIPGINVIDQTKQYTTFTVGAGELWDAFVAQTVDRNLSGIECLSAIPGTVGAAPVQNIGAYGQEVASAIAYVDAYDTKNDTFVRLQNAECEFSYRHSIFRGREQGRYIITAVTMRLRAVLPQPPFYKAIETYLREHSIANPSVRQLRDAVIAIRANKLPDPRATPNTGSFFKNAIVSREIYERIVADYPNVPHYDLPDGNVKIPTGWLIEQSGLKGALYRGMRVYDKNALVLVNESAKSYDDLAAARQHIINTVQTKFGITIQQEPLEIYTKKLF, via the coding sequence ATGAACATTCAGCATAAGACATCTCTTAGCGCACTAACGACGATGGGTCTCGGCGGTGATGCGGCACAACTCGTTGAAGTGTACTCGCCAGACGACGTACGTCAGGCGGTTGCTTACGCGCGCCAACACAAGCTACCGTGGTATGTGCTCGGCGGTGGCAGCAATACGCTTGCGCGTGATGACGGATTTGACGGGCTCGTTATATTAAACAAAATTCCCGGTATTAACGTTATTGATCAAACGAAGCAGTATACGACGTTTACGGTGGGGGCGGGTGAGCTATGGGATGCGTTTGTTGCGCAAACGGTCGATAGGAATTTATCTGGTATAGAGTGTCTGTCGGCAATTCCAGGTACAGTTGGTGCCGCGCCGGTGCAAAATATTGGCGCATACGGGCAAGAAGTTGCCTCAGCTATTGCTTACGTTGACGCGTATGATACAAAAAACGATACGTTTGTGCGGCTGCAAAACGCGGAGTGCGAATTTTCATACCGCCATAGTATTTTTCGCGGGCGCGAACAAGGACGCTACATTATCACGGCAGTAACTATGCGGCTTCGTGCTGTATTGCCGCAACCGCCATTCTATAAGGCGATTGAAACGTATCTGCGCGAGCATAGTATTGCTAATCCGTCCGTACGACAGCTCCGTGACGCTGTTATCGCGATTCGCGCGAATAAATTACCCGACCCGCGCGCTACGCCGAATACAGGGTCGTTCTTTAAAAATGCTATCGTTTCGCGCGAGATTTACGAGCGCATCGTTGCCGATTATCCTAATGTACCGCATTACGATCTACCAGACGGCAATGTGAAGATTCCAACCGGTTGGCTGATTGAACAGTCGGGGCTGAAGGGTGCGCTGTACCGCGGTATGCGCGTCTACGATAAGAACGCGCTTGTGCTTGTTAACGAATCGGCGAAAAGCTACGACGATCTCGCGGCGGCACGGCAGCATATCATCAACACGGTACAAACGAAATTCGGCATTACCATTCAGCAAGAGCCGCTTGAAATTTATACTAAAAAGCTATTTTGA
- a CDS encoding TPR REGION domain-containing protein, producing the protein MRGFSKKECSYDSYASEAIQAIRSDDGVRAQELAAKAYDLAPNPSERARMARDIGNACRHQGDYDEAKKWAAEAVEQHQQLVEETPNRSTLRELGASTAMLATIEFSQLLRIKESDVTPSEDDKMSAIAQNYRTALDAIIESRQHAEGLNRRVDQYEINFTARASFAETLTGNRRRGLTLGARAAYLAGMSESPRLDTTDETIDKKERYKMKTLALVRGLGALAAGVIEPINRNAAKKIARKLI; encoded by the coding sequence ATGAGAGGTTTTTCGAAAAAAGAGTGCAGCTACGACAGCTACGCGAGTGAAGCAATCCAGGCAATTCGAAGCGATGATGGTGTGCGGGCTCAAGAATTGGCCGCAAAAGCATATGATTTAGCACCAAACCCATCGGAAAGAGCGCGGATGGCGCGCGATATAGGAAACGCCTGTCGCCACCAGGGGGATTACGACGAGGCTAAAAAATGGGCAGCTGAAGCGGTCGAGCAACATCAACAGCTAGTCGAAGAAACCCCAAACCGCAGCACTCTACGCGAACTTGGTGCTAGTACGGCGATGCTGGCAACTATTGAATTTTCACAGCTACTACGCATTAAAGAGTCCGACGTTACACCGAGCGAAGATGATAAAATGTCTGCTATAGCGCAGAATTACCGCACCGCGCTCGACGCAATAATAGAATCGCGTCAACACGCCGAAGGATTAAATCGTAGAGTAGACCAGTACGAAATAAATTTCACGGCGCGCGCTAGTTTCGCCGAAACATTAACTGGAAATCGTCGGCGTGGACTGACACTTGGCGCAAGAGCCGCATACCTAGCTGGCATGTCGGAATCGCCGCGACTCGACACAACCGATGAAACTATCGACAAGAAAGAGCGCTACAAGATGAAAACACTAGCACTAGTGCGCGGATTAGGCGCTTTGGCAGCCGGGGTTATTGAGCCAATCAATCGAAACGCCGCTAAAAAAATTGCACGTAAACTAATTTAG
- a CDS encoding AAA family ATPase, producing MDSVASVDFNYHALRAQQARFGRILSGVVARLLPWLSGLLWLLGIVLLIVERLSVGWLACALGCIAAMIIVFYEWHVKNLPVGKGGDMTALLAGDVLGRLPARPTPADVAKAVGEVPSGQFMGARLGLTPSLLNSMANDDPNMIRDLWQTADDVRQANGMAHITASVLAVAIVRNFPNFESVIAQIHLDTDDLDCGIQWQQRLWALIDRHGHRRRTGGIARDWSFGWIPLLDRFGQNISEQIGAHGTVSVVDVPSHTEAIDQLVDTFGNGGRQNAVLVGQSGSGKTTVIRAFAERLLDAEAHVPENLRFRQVFILDSATLIAAAPGRGELENLVMQVLSEAYDAKNIIICLEDAQLFFEEGTGAVDLSNVLQPILDAGKLRIILSMDEQRFLEIGQRNPALVNALNRINIAETNEDETLQILQEQLIYTEASRHVTFMYQAVKEAYRLALRYVHDLAMPGRAFKLLESSAGFSESGLVTMNSVQRAIEKTLDVKVSVASDAADRERLLNMEDLIHERMVNQVRAVNVVSDALRRARAGVRNENRPIGTFLFLGPTGVGKTELSKALADVYFGGEGKLIRLDLNEFVRPDDVARLIADGADDPMSLTAQVMKQPFSVVLLDEIEKAAPEVLTTLLQLLDEGILRDAKNREISFRDAIVIATSNAGADRIREYIERGYQLEQFEQQFVNELISSNQFRPEFLNRFDEIVLFRPFTQAELLKVLELILAGVNKTLAAQKVSVAVDDDAKQLLVQRGYDPRLGARPMRRVVQKAVENTVAKQVLSGEIMPGGTVQVSRQQVELALGSSDSIPAPDTTPVASSAPNAPGVSTAPGLIYSEPIRDESLGLVDNSDQIPPNNTLPLN from the coding sequence GTGGATTCCGTGGCATCTGTAGACTTTAACTACCATGCGCTCAGGGCGCAGCAAGCGCGATTTGGGCGTATACTTTCTGGTGTTGTTGCGAGATTGCTACCATGGCTGTCAGGCTTGCTATGGCTGCTTGGCATCGTCTTGCTGATCGTTGAGCGGCTGTCGGTTGGGTGGCTGGCGTGCGCGCTTGGCTGCATAGCTGCAATGATAATAGTGTTTTACGAGTGGCACGTGAAGAATTTACCGGTCGGTAAGGGCGGCGATATGACAGCGCTTTTGGCAGGCGATGTTCTTGGGCGGTTGCCGGCGCGCCCGACGCCGGCAGACGTTGCAAAAGCAGTCGGCGAGGTGCCGAGCGGGCAATTTATGGGTGCGCGGTTAGGATTGACGCCGTCGCTGCTAAACTCAATGGCGAACGACGATCCGAACATGATCCGCGACTTATGGCAAACTGCCGACGATGTACGCCAAGCGAATGGCATGGCGCATATTACGGCGAGCGTGCTGGCGGTAGCGATCGTACGGAATTTTCCGAATTTCGAGTCAGTTATCGCGCAAATTCATCTTGACACCGATGATCTTGACTGCGGTATTCAATGGCAGCAGCGTTTGTGGGCGCTGATTGATCGGCATGGGCACCGCCGGCGCACGGGCGGTATCGCGCGCGACTGGTCATTCGGCTGGATTCCGCTGCTTGACCGGTTCGGACAAAATATTAGCGAACAAATCGGCGCGCACGGCACGGTTTCGGTAGTTGATGTGCCGTCGCACACCGAGGCAATTGATCAGCTAGTTGACACATTTGGTAACGGCGGGCGGCAAAATGCAGTACTCGTGGGACAATCCGGTTCCGGCAAAACAACGGTGATTCGCGCATTTGCCGAGCGCTTGCTTGATGCCGAAGCGCACGTGCCTGAGAATTTGCGGTTTCGCCAGGTGTTCATTCTTGACTCGGCGACGTTGATTGCGGCAGCGCCCGGGCGCGGCGAGCTGGAAAACCTTGTCATGCAAGTGCTTAGCGAAGCGTACGACGCAAAAAATATCATCATCTGCCTGGAAGACGCGCAGCTATTTTTCGAAGAAGGTACGGGTGCGGTTGATTTATCAAATGTATTGCAGCCGATTTTGGATGCCGGCAAATTGCGCATCATTTTATCAATGGATGAGCAGCGCTTTTTGGAAATCGGGCAACGCAATCCGGCGCTCGTTAACGCGCTCAACCGCATCAACATTGCCGAAACGAATGAAGATGAGACATTGCAAATTTTGCAGGAGCAGCTAATCTACACTGAAGCGAGCCGCCACGTTACGTTTATGTACCAAGCGGTGAAAGAAGCATACCGGTTGGCGCTGCGCTACGTGCACGATTTGGCGATGCCGGGGCGCGCTTTCAAGCTGCTTGAATCGTCGGCTGGTTTTAGCGAGTCGGGATTGGTAACGATGAACTCGGTGCAGCGCGCGATCGAAAAGACGCTTGACGTTAAGGTTAGCGTTGCGAGCGATGCAGCAGATCGCGAGCGTCTGCTTAATATGGAGGATCTAATCCATGAGCGTATGGTTAATCAAGTGCGCGCCGTCAATGTCGTAAGCGATGCTTTGCGCCGGGCGCGGGCAGGCGTGCGTAACGAAAATCGCCCAATTGGCACGTTTTTATTCCTCGGTCCGACCGGCGTGGGTAAAACGGAATTGTCCAAAGCCTTGGCTGATGTTTATTTCGGCGGCGAGGGCAAGTTGATTCGCTTGGATTTGAACGAATTTGTACGCCCAGACGATGTCGCGCGCCTGATTGCTGACGGTGCGGACGACCCGATGAGTCTGACTGCGCAGGTCATGAAGCAGCCGTTTAGCGTGGTGCTGCTTGATGAAATCGAAAAAGCTGCGCCAGAAGTTTTGACGACGCTGCTTCAGCTATTAGATGAAGGTATTTTGCGTGACGCCAAAAACCGCGAAATTAGTTTTCGCGACGCTATCGTTATCGCGACGAGCAACGCTGGCGCCGACCGAATCCGCGAATATATCGAGCGCGGCTACCAACTGGAGCAATTTGAGCAGCAGTTCGTTAACGAGCTGATTAGTTCTAATCAATTCCGTCCGGAGTTCCTGAATCGTTTCGACGAAATCGTGCTGTTCCGACCATTCACGCAGGCTGAACTGCTAAAAGTGCTCGAACTGATTTTGGCTGGCGTCAACAAAACGTTGGCTGCGCAAAAAGTTTCTGTTGCGGTCGATGACGACGCCAAGCAATTGCTCGTCCAAAGAGGTTACGACCCGCGCCTGGGTGCTCGTCCGATGCGCCGAGTCGTGCAAAAAGCCGTCGAAAACACTGTCGCCAAGCAGGTGCTGAGCGGCGAAATTATGCCAGGCGGCACAGTCCAAGTCTCGCGCCAACAAGTCGAGCTGGCGCTAGGCTCGTCAGATAGTATCCCCGCGCCTGATACCACACCGGTCGCTTCCAGTGCGCCAAACGCGCCTGGCGTGTCGACCGCGCCTGGTCTTATATATTCCGAGCCTATCCGCGATGAAAGTTTGGGGCTTGTGGATAATAGCGATCAGATACCGCCAAATAACACGCTGCCGCTAAATTAG
- a CDS encoding Mur ligase family protein, whose protein sequence is MNKRHTLTTVLGKTVRQVARLRGGGSALPGLFVEKIDPDFVARTLKHLPRGIAIISGTNGKTTTTKMVVELLRGQGLNIFTNRTGSNFTRGVAAALLSEVDIYGNLDADIAVLELDEAYAVHFVHAISPNYCLLLNVMRDQLDRFGEIDATAKLLHTVAAHATNGVVVNRDDPRLGSRAFAIDVTAPIRSYGVHPDLQSLFPSDDNLRGAGAHNKHAANRADDDTTLESVDGQRATISFSGNAHTITLSLRGIYNVLNATGAIALTRMIMGDELDTQQMLDSLSRITPAFGRGEQIMVSGQPCELVLVKNPAGFRLSLASFSPDGYATMIAVNDNYADGRDMSWLWDVDFDSLRAQGVAELSGVRAYDMALRLQYELVEVSHIEPDLAAALKHFISTNPSKPKRIYCTYTAMLRLRRELAKYTTVEEIA, encoded by the coding sequence ATGAATAAACGCCACACACTTACGACCGTTCTTGGCAAAACGGTTCGGCAGGTTGCGCGTCTGCGCGGCGGCGGATCGGCGCTGCCTGGGCTGTTCGTCGAGAAAATTGATCCTGATTTCGTAGCGCGCACCCTCAAACATTTACCGCGGGGTATCGCGATTATCAGCGGCACAAACGGCAAGACGACGACGACGAAGATGGTTGTCGAGCTCCTTAGAGGACAAGGGCTAAACATATTCACCAACCGAACCGGCAGCAACTTTACCCGCGGCGTAGCAGCAGCATTGCTAAGCGAAGTCGATATATACGGCAATTTGGATGCTGATATCGCCGTATTGGAACTTGACGAAGCTTACGCCGTGCATTTCGTGCATGCAATCAGCCCGAATTATTGCCTGCTGCTTAATGTCATGCGCGACCAGCTGGACCGCTTCGGTGAAATCGACGCAACCGCTAAATTGCTCCATACCGTTGCAGCGCACGCTACCAACGGCGTCGTTGTTAATCGCGACGACCCGCGCCTAGGCAGCCGCGCATTCGCAATTGATGTTACTGCGCCAATTCGAAGTTATGGCGTACATCCCGATCTACAGTCATTGTTTCCGTCTGACGATAATCTGCGCGGCGCAGGCGCACATAACAAGCACGCCGCAAATCGCGCCGACGATGACACGACGCTTGAATCGGTCGACGGGCAACGCGCGACGATTTCATTTAGCGGCAATGCCCACACTATAACATTATCGCTGCGCGGCATTTACAACGTATTGAATGCAACAGGCGCAATTGCCCTGACGCGCATGATTATGGGCGACGAGCTAGACACTCAGCAGATGCTTGACTCGCTCAGCCGCATCACGCCGGCATTTGGACGCGGCGAGCAGATCATGGTTAGCGGACAACCCTGCGAACTCGTTTTAGTCAAAAATCCAGCAGGGTTCCGTCTAAGCCTCGCGTCATTCAGTCCAGATGGCTACGCTACGATGATCGCTGTCAACGATAATTACGCCGACGGGCGCGACATGAGCTGGCTGTGGGATGTCGATTTTGATAGCTTGCGCGCGCAGGGTGTTGCCGAACTATCTGGCGTACGCGCATACGACATGGCACTGCGGTTACAATACGAGCTCGTTGAGGTCTCTCATATCGAGCCCGACCTTGCTGCCGCGCTGAAGCACTTCATCAGCACAAACCCCAGCAAGCCGAAACGCATTTATTGCACCTACACTGCTATGCTCCGCCTGCGGCGCGAACTAGCAAAATACACAACCGTTGAGGAGATCGCATGA
- a CDS encoding putative cobyric acid synthase CobQ: MKSINLLQLYPKDMNIYGDWGNTLVLKRRLEWHGYGVQLLGYNPGDEFPQGIDLIVGGGGQDSGQLKIRDDLQKIGPALRALANDGVPMLVICGMYQLFGNFFKTKDGEMISGIKLLDIETVGGAERLIGNIVTSSEQFGLIVGYENHSGLTTLGANVRPLGQVIRGAGNNNRDETEGARYRNVIGTYLHGSLLPKNPAIADWLIEQAVTRRFGDFTPTVIEDRFAMLARDIAQRRPR; this comes from the coding sequence ATGAAATCAATCAATCTGCTGCAACTATACCCCAAAGACATGAATATTTACGGCGACTGGGGCAATACGCTTGTACTGAAACGCCGGCTGGAATGGCACGGCTACGGCGTTCAACTGCTAGGATATAACCCTGGCGATGAATTTCCGCAAGGCATCGACTTAATCGTCGGCGGCGGCGGACAAGACTCTGGCCAGCTAAAAATCCGCGACGATTTGCAAAAAATCGGACCGGCCTTGCGCGCACTCGCCAACGACGGCGTACCGATGCTCGTAATCTGCGGTATGTATCAGCTATTTGGCAACTTTTTCAAAACCAAAGATGGAGAAATGATTTCTGGCATTAAGCTGCTTGATATCGAAACTGTCGGCGGCGCCGAACGCCTCATCGGCAATATCGTCACGTCAAGCGAGCAATTTGGACTGATCGTCGGTTACGAAAACCACTCAGGACTCACAACGCTAGGGGCAAACGTTCGCCCGCTTGGCCAAGTAATTCGCGGCGCCGGCAACAATAATCGGGACGAGACCGAAGGCGCGCGCTACCGCAATGTTATCGGCACATATTTACATGGCTCGCTGCTGCCAAAAAATCCGGCAATCGCCGATTGGTTGATCGAACAAGCTGTTACACGCAGATTCGGCGACTTTACGCCAACAGTCATTGAAGACCGTTTTGCTATGCTAGCCCGCGATATCGCCCAGCGCCGCCCGCGCTAA
- the opgC gene encoding OpgC domain-containing protein codes for MARPAPQSIEEPHIERIRAFDLMRGFFLIVILLDHLAYYPSGLDIFTGRGLLYISTAEGFFAISGLVLGIVRGRKLLNKPLRTAAKLLLKRSVQLYIESIILTLLFTIAAWLFYHNPEIKYGAATPGTPFWQVVWQTITLQYTYGWADFLRYYALFLAGAPFALWLLRRGKWYIVTIINIALWWYYTQTPGGETWLPFSWQLVFYSGFIVGFYWPALTRWWRRTLHAWQRRAIARTITALFLLGFTVNFLLMLNANYWHVEPFAAWHNQYNMEYFDKDRLPIPRLVFGVICFWGLFALVRCYEKIIAKYLDWLLMPLGTNSLYVYTIEAFIVYFAHLFILPPQPFTAAAPWFINLALSVAAIMLVWTAVHRKFLFSVIPR; via the coding sequence ATGGCGCGTCCCGCACCGCAATCAATTGAAGAACCACACATTGAGCGCATTCGCGCATTCGATCTAATGCGCGGTTTCTTTTTGATCGTCATCTTGCTTGACCATTTGGCATATTATCCGAGCGGTCTTGATATTTTCACGGGGCGCGGGCTACTATATATTTCTACCGCTGAAGGATTTTTTGCAATTTCAGGACTTGTGCTCGGTATCGTGCGCGGACGGAAATTGCTGAACAAACCATTACGTACTGCCGCGAAATTATTGCTTAAACGGAGCGTGCAATTATACATTGAATCAATTATTCTCACACTTTTATTTACAATTGCCGCTTGGCTATTCTACCACAACCCAGAAATTAAATACGGCGCCGCTACGCCCGGCACGCCGTTTTGGCAGGTCGTATGGCAAACAATCACACTGCAATATACCTACGGCTGGGCGGATTTTTTGCGCTATTACGCGCTATTTCTAGCGGGCGCACCATTTGCACTATGGCTCCTTCGCCGCGGCAAATGGTATATCGTTACGATCATAAACATCGCGCTGTGGTGGTATTACACGCAAACGCCTGGCGGCGAAACATGGCTGCCTTTTTCGTGGCAGCTAGTATTTTACTCTGGGTTTATTGTCGGATTTTATTGGCCGGCGCTCACGCGCTGGTGGCGGCGCACACTTCATGCATGGCAGCGGCGAGCAATTGCGCGCACGATTACCGCGCTGTTTTTGCTCGGGTTTACTGTCAACTTTTTACTCATGCTCAACGCGAATTATTGGCACGTTGAGCCGTTCGCCGCCTGGCACAATCAGTACAATATGGAATATTTTGACAAAGACCGCCTGCCGATTCCACGCCTCGTATTCGGCGTGATTTGTTTCTGGGGATTATTTGCACTCGTGCGCTGCTATGAGAAAATTATCGCGAAATACCTAGATTGGCTACTCATGCCGCTTGGCACGAACTCGTTGTACGTCTATACGATAGAAGCATTTATCGTATACTTTGCCCATTTATTCATACTGCCGCCGCAGCCGTTTACCGCTGCCGCGCCATGGTTCATCAATCTTGCCCTTTCTGTTGCCGCGATTATGCTTGTATGGACGGCGGTGCACCGTAAATTTCTATTTTCAGTTATTCCGCGCTAG
- a CDS encoding PMT 2 domain-containing protein: MKRKLGQWAATHEWWALGMILTVFSGVVLGNMTRWSVWFDEAFSVYLARFNIAEIVHFTSLDVHPPLYYWLLKGWTVIFGHSALAVRSLSLAFALVGLVGLYVVVRHITKRSSYSLAAVTATALTPVFVRFSHEARMYTLVFAIVMWATYVLLRAMKTNRRWLWVLYGVLLAAGMFTHYFVALAWLAHWAWRYREVCAGRVKKFFAREWVWCHVLAVGLFAVWLPTAVRQFATIQVGFWIPPITPQTPINYLTDMLFYREVAQMDGWWAIAAFIAFAVVGAVLYFGLRQFIRQSRRGGVALFVSLAIVPPILLILLSMPPLSSSFIDRYVLYAQIALAVIISGCLLAAAKTHPVLMRHCTIILVIVALAGIGNVYYYGNYNKNTNKSIRASELMANIAKSGKAGQPVVAASPWVYYEASFYSSNTHPVYYPASTINEDYGSLAMLKEDDTGKIADLAAFAKQHRYVWYVNVTENEIEPPVASWKLVKKVDAYDSINRSVEYRAGLYDTSAE, translated from the coding sequence ATGAAACGAAAACTTGGGCAGTGGGCGGCGACTCACGAATGGTGGGCGCTAGGTATGATATTAACGGTATTCTCGGGGGTAGTGCTCGGGAATATGACGCGGTGGTCGGTTTGGTTCGACGAGGCGTTTAGTGTGTATTTGGCACGGTTTAATATCGCGGAGATTGTGCATTTTACTTCGCTTGATGTCCACCCGCCGCTGTACTATTGGTTGTTGAAAGGCTGGACAGTTATTTTTGGACATAGCGCGCTCGCGGTTCGTTCGCTAAGCTTGGCGTTTGCGCTTGTCGGATTGGTCGGGCTGTATGTTGTGGTGCGCCACATTACGAAGCGATCGTCGTATAGTCTGGCTGCAGTAACAGCGACAGCGCTGACGCCGGTTTTTGTGCGATTTTCGCACGAGGCGCGCATGTACACGCTAGTGTTTGCGATCGTGATGTGGGCGACATATGTATTGCTGCGTGCAATGAAAACAAATCGCCGTTGGCTGTGGGTTTTGTACGGTGTACTGTTGGCGGCGGGTATGTTTACGCATTATTTCGTAGCGTTGGCGTGGCTCGCGCATTGGGCATGGCGGTACCGCGAAGTATGCGCTGGTCGCGTGAAGAAGTTTTTCGCGCGCGAATGGGTATGGTGCCATGTGCTGGCAGTCGGCTTGTTCGCAGTGTGGCTGCCAACGGCGGTACGGCAATTTGCGACGATACAAGTTGGGTTTTGGATTCCGCCGATTACACCGCAGACGCCGATTAATTATTTGACAGACATGCTGTTCTACCGCGAAGTCGCGCAAATGGATGGCTGGTGGGCGATTGCGGCGTTTATTGCGTTTGCGGTCGTTGGCGCGGTGCTATATTTTGGGTTGCGGCAATTTATTCGGCAATCGCGAAGAGGCGGCGTGGCGCTATTTGTATCGCTCGCTATCGTACCGCCAATTTTGCTGATACTTTTGTCGATGCCGCCGCTAAGCTCGTCGTTCATTGACCGCTACGTGTTGTATGCGCAAATTGCACTCGCGGTAATTATTTCAGGGTGTTTGCTTGCAGCGGCGAAAACGCATCCGGTACTCATGCGGCACTGTACGATTATCCTTGTTATTGTTGCGCTCGCTGGTATCGGCAACGTGTATTATTACGGTAATTACAATAAAAATACCAATAAATCGATTCGCGCATCGGAACTTATGGCGAATATTGCCAAGTCGGGCAAGGCGGGGCAACCTGTTGTTGCCGCGTCGCCATGGGTGTATTACGAGGCAAGTTTTTACAGTAGCAATACGCACCCAGTTTATTATCCAGCGTCAACAATCAATGAAGATTATGGGTCGCTCGCTATGCTTAAAGAGGACGATACAGGAAAAATTGCCGATTTAGCAGCATTTGCTAAGCAGCACCGTTACGTCTGGTATGTCAACGTAACCGAAAATGAAATTGAGCCGCCCGTTGCGTCGTGGAAGCTCGTGAAAAAGGTTGACGCATATGACTCGATTAACCGCAGCGTCGAGTATCGCGCCGGATTGTACGATACTAGCGCGGAATAA